In one Erinaceus europaeus chromosome 3, mEriEur2.1, whole genome shotgun sequence genomic region, the following are encoded:
- the NWD2 gene encoding NACHT and WD repeat domain-containing protein 2, with amino-acid sequence MWPTGAGTKLPCPRDSALRRAAFSGNLTALPSHLVPAGRSVRVFISANPEDTGAERQALKENVYPKLREFCRENYGLEFQVIDLYWGVDEDEWDSPELQKTRMKLLEDCLKTSAGPCFVGLLGEKYGNIRIPGEVEASEFEMILDAAIEAKLDTKLLEEWYCRDENSVPAAYYLRPKSEMLKSNKNVMHPSGNVENENTWQEVSVEIKKLFKAAVKLLHEKGKMKHSQAKRYLFSAIEDEFDFALGKQTPAFLKKCVCYIRKIANIERFVKIPEMGKYMDITGTDPRIIRDPEAQEKLIKLRDEFIPTVVASSNLRVYTSVTHCDMKLGYSQEIENHYIEGLGKQFYEDMIDIIQATVQQNFDTETDTLYDEILQHSSLCKTYASFYEYKCESLNIIHKYILPSKTGHINPLIIYGGPCTGKTLLLAEVAKKAYGWLHEDTGPESDPVVVVRFLGTTDMSTDLRTLLLSVCEQLAVNYRCPVQSYPKKIHDLRDLFINLLNESSLQRPLVIIFDALEQLSEGDEARKLWWLPAHLPRFVRIVLSTLPNKHGILQKLRCLIHEEDNYIELIPRDRKMCSQVLKHQLLRVKRKVTSGQQIYVNNALSKCTLPMFVNLTFREVRHWRSHKDVNESSLCVTVHESIEQLFWSLEKKCGQKLVSRALGYITMAKMGLSEMELEDVLALDNTVMNELNENTRPDNPLRVPYLYIARLKEGLSGYLIERHVKNVTLLVWANRHLQLIAQKLYLQDDKGLREMHTILADYFLGVWSGGRRKAFCLEDPYLNGCLDLENRSLLEEEKHFMEQASFDRQAPDQPWVFQCNPLEPDIFFVNHRKMSELLYHLTRCGKTDDLLYGIIMNFSWLYTMIKIGQFDKVLSDIELAYSYSQEKELKFLGSTLRSIKSKVIEFPGSLSAELQQRLLPVISSLPKLRHLLLECDKDGPKYCSIVPLHSSMDVTYSPERLPLSSSHLHVTEILPTCNPSTVLTALENGSISTWDVETRQLLRQITTAQSVILGMKLTSDEKYLVVATTNNTLLIYDNVNSCLLSEVEIKGTKHGSGSTYINGFTLSVNHALAWLEASRDVTVIDLLYGWPLYQFHCWYEVTCVQCSLDGAYAFCGQYLNTTTIFRLGSGEKLCTVTCEFSGGFVKFLLILDTAQEMVMVDSEGSLSIWNTEDISNPQLTDDFDCQREDSEVVSIEMSEDQSAILICKALSIELLDTSMWKVAEKFRAKHNERFISAVLSKNGDCIIATMENTSAVFFWRRDTGQCMASLQEISGTIVKLVKSSHHNMLLSLSTSGVLSIWDIDIITAMSNIDKTGKPIQSLVLPARGEIIYSLDGSDCVHKWNFSNGFIEAVFKHEGIVEHCVLTSSGDLMVTSDDKSSQYVWHTSSGENLFRINGQRISQLLITHNDQFVVSLCEENASRVWRLATGHRVCNILTTLQNAFITSANTFVVGMTKSKVLAVSLWTGSITKKFCCEDGTTIVNFKLIPDCPDIIVFITSAEMVNIWSLTDEVICRRVQLPNNFLKNLEEFEISPNGKLGIISRGDENINILDLHSGKLRVVHASGVIWRQRLSRDGRYLVYICFQNGEEEDENGAISSLIVMRLADGKNIGACSLYKTPTFLALSQRHLNIIVGFDDGSIGIYTVVDRVDAALKIKIATSNSRQIFNNATQASRPKCSSYCFKVSVDCLWRESTEVFARDSPITVSDSADSSEATPSKKHNSCYDRMCSVLESRSHSYAPDN; translated from the exons GGACTATTAGGTGAAAAATATGGGAACATCCGAATCCCAGGAGAAGTTGAAGCCTCAGAGTTTGAAATGATTTTGGATGCTGCCATTGAGGCGAAGCTGGACACTAAGTTACTGGAAGAGTGGTACTGCCGAGATGAGAACTCGGTGCCAGCAGCTTATTACCTCAGACCCAAATCAGAAATGCTGAAGAGCAATAAAAATGTG atGCATCCTTCTGGTAATGTTGAGAATGAAAATACCTGGCAGGAGGTATCAGTTGAGATCAAGAAGCTATTTAAGGCTGCGGTAAAACTGCTCCATGAAAAGGGGAAGATGAAACACAGCCAAGCTAAGAGGTACCTGTTCTCAG CCATAGAGGATGAGTTTGATTTTGCTCTGGGAAAGCAAACTCCAGCCTTCCTAAAGAAGTGTGTGTGCTACATTAGGAAAATTGCTAACATTGAGCGCTTTGTGAAAATCCCAGAGATGGGAAAATACATGGATATCACTGGAACAGACCCAAGGATTATTCGGGATCCAGAAGCCCAAGAGAAGCTGATAAAACTCAGGGATGAATTTATTCCTACTGTTGTCGCATCATCTAATCTGAGAGTGTACACATCTGTTACTCATTGTGACATGAAGCTGGGCTATTCCCAGGAAATAGAAAACCATTACATAGAAGGACTCGGTAAACAATTTTATGAGGACATGATTGATATAATTCAGGCAACGGTACAACAGAACTTTGACACTGAAACGGATACACTCTATGACGAAATCCTTCAGCACTCTTCATTGTGTAAAACATATGCCTCCTTCTACGAGTACAAATGTGAATCTCTAAACATAATACATAAGTACATTCTTCCTAGCAAAACTGGGCATATCAACCCTCTTATTATATATGGTGGACCATGCACTGGGAAGACCCTTCTGCTAGCTGAAGTGGCAAAGAAG GCTTATGGCTGGCTACATGAAGATACAGGCCCAGAATCTGACCCAGTAGTAGTTGTAAGATTCCTAGGAACTACAGATATGAGTACAGACCTTAGGACTCTCCTCCTAAGTGTTTGTGAACAACTGGCAGTAAACTATCGGTGTCCAGTTCAGAGCTACCCTAAGAAGATCCATGACCTCCGAGACTTGTTCATAAACCTTTTGAATGAGTCTTCACTGCAGAGGCCTCTAGTAATAATATTCGATGCCCTGGAGCAGCTATCAGAAGGGGATGAGGCCAGAAAGCTTTGGTGGCTCCCTGCTCACCTTCCTCGCTTCGTTCGGATCGTCCTTTCTACACTGCCCAACAAACATGGAATCCTGCAGAAACTAAGGTGCCTTATCCACGAAGAAGACAACTACATCGAGCTGATTCCCCGAGACAGGAAGATGTGCAGCCAGGTCCTCAAACACCAGCTGTTGCGGGTGAAAAGGAAGGTCACTTCAGGCCAGCAGATCTATGTGAACAATGCGTTATCCAAGTGCACGCTGCCGATGTTTGTGAACCTGACCTTCAGGGAGGTGAGACACTGGCGATCTCACAAAGACGTCAATGAATCCTCCCTCTGTGTCACTGTTCACGAGAGTATTGAGCAGCTCTTCTGGTCCCTGGAGAAGAAGTGCGGTCAGAAACTGGTCTCCAGGGCTCTTGGCTACATCACCATGGCCAAAATGGGATTAAGTGAGATGGAACTGGAAGATGTGCTGGCCCTCGACAACACGGTTATGAATGAGCTCAATGAGAACACCAGGCCCGACAATCCACTGAGGGTACCGTACTTGTACATCGCGAGGCTCAAAGAGGGTCTCAGTGGATACTTAATTGAAAGGCACGTGAAGAATGTCACCCTCCTGGTCTGGgccaacagacacctgcaactcatAGCCCAGAAGTTGTATCTGCAGGATGACAAAGGTTTGCGTGAAATGCACACCATCCTGGCGGATTATTTTCTGGGTGTCTGGTCGGggggcaggaggaaagctttctgcCTTGAGGACCCCTATTTGAATGGCTGCCTCGACTTGGAGAACAGAAGCCTTCTGGAGGAAGAAAAGCACTTCATGGAGCAGGCTTCCTTTGACAGGCAGGCTCCGGACCAGCCCTGGGTTTTCCAGTGTAATCCCCTGGAACCTGACATCTTTTTCGTCAATCATCGGAAAATGTCTGAGCTCTTGTACCATCTGACAAGGTGTGGGAAGACCGATGACCTGCTTTATGGCATCATCATGAACTTCAGCTGGCTGTACACCATGATCAAAATCGGCCAGTTTGACAAAGTGCTGTCAGACATCGAGTTGGCTTACAGCTATTCGCAAGAGAAGGAGCTCAAATTCCTGGGGAGCACCCTCCGCAGCATCAAAAGCAAGGTCATTGAATTCCCTGGCTCCCTTTCAGCAGAGCTTCAGCAAAGACTGTTGCCCGTCATAAGTTCCCTGCCCAAGCTTAGACATCTGCTTTTAGAATGTGACAAAGATGGGCCCAAGTATTGCTCCATTGTGCCACTGCATTCATCCATGGATGTGACATACAGCCCTGAGCGACTTCCCTTGTCATCTAGCCATCTGCACGTCACTGAGATTCTGCCCACCTGTAACCCCAGTACTGTCCTCACAGCTTTAGAAAATGGTTCCATCAGCACATGGGATGTGGAAACTCGTCAACTACTCAGGCAAATCACGACAGCCCAGTCTGTCATCCTGGGCATGAAACTCACTAGTGACGAAAAGTATCTGGTCGTGGCTACGACCAACAACACTTTGTTGATTTATGACAATGTAAATTCTTGTCTTCTGTCTGAAGTGGAAATCAAAGGGACCAAACATGGAAGTGGCTCCACCTACATCAATGGATTCACGCTGTCTGTCAACCACGCCCTGGCCTGGCTTGAAGCCAGCAGAGATGTCACTGTCATCGATCTGCTGTACGGGTGGCCCCTTTACCAGTTCCACTGCTGGTATGAAGTAACCTGTGTCCAGTGCTCTCTGGACGGTGCATATGCCTTCTGTGGGCAGTACCTGAACACTACCACCATATTTCGCTTAGGGAGTGGAGAAAAGTTATGCACAGTGACATGTGAATTTTCAGGTGGATTCGTGAAGTTTCTTCTCATCTTAGACACAGCCCAAGAAATGGTCATGGTAGACAGTGAGGGCAGTCTCTCCATTTGGAATACCGAGGACATTTCCAACCCACAGCTGACAGATGACTTTGACTGCCAAAGAGAAGACAGCGAGGTCGTCAGCATTGAAATGTCAGAGGACCAAAGTGCAATTCTGATCTGTAAAGCCCTCAGCATTGAGCTCTTAGATACCAGCATGTGGAAGGTGGCTGAGAAATTCAGAGCCAAGCACAACGAACGCTTTATATCTGCTGTGCTATCCAAAAATGGAGACTGTATCATTGCAACCATGGAAAATACCTCAGCTGTGTTTTTTTGGAGACGGGACACGGGCCAGTGTATGGCAAGTTTACAAGAAATCTCAGGTACCATAGTTAAGTTGGTGAAATCTAGTCACCACAATATGCTGCTCTCTTTATCGACCAGCGGTGTTCTTTCCATTTGGGACATAGATATAATCACAGCTATGTCCAATATAGATAAGACTGGAAAACCCATCCAAAGTCTGGTGTTACCTGCCAGAGGGGAAATCATCTACTCCCTTGATGGTTCAGATTGTGTTCACAAGTGGAACTTCAGCAATGGCTTCATTGAAGCAGTGTTTAAGCATGAGGGGATAGTTGAACACTGCGTATTGACGTCCTCGGGGGACCTGATGGTGACATCTGATGACAAGAGCAGCCAGTACGTCTGGCACACCAGCAGTGGTGAAAACCTCTTTCGAATTAATGGGCAGAGGATCTCCCAGCTACTGATCACACACAATGACCagtttgtggtctctctctgtgagGAAAATGCCTCCAGGGTCTGGAGACTGGCCACCGGGCACAGGGTGTGCAATATTCTGACCACGCTGCAGAACGCCTTCATCACCTCTGCAAATACCTTTGTGGTGGGAATGACCAAAAGTAAAGTGCTGGCAGTCAGTCTGTGGACAGGAAGCATCACCAAGAAATTCTGCTGCGAAGATGGTACCACCATTGTGAATTTCAAGTTGATCCCTGACTGTCCTGACATAATCGTGTTTATCACATCAGCTGAGATGGTGAACATCTGGAGTCTGACAGATGAAGTCATCTGTCGCCGTGTGCAACTCCCAAACAACTTCTTGAAAAACCTAGAGGAATTTGAAATTTCTCCCAATGGAAAGTTAGGCATTATATCCAGGGGAGACGAAAATATCAACATTCTGGATTTACACAGTGGGAAATTGCGGGTGGTTCACGCCTCTGGGGTCATCTGGCGACAGAGACTGTCCCGAGATGGCCGCTACCTGGTCTACATttgtttccaaaatggagaggaagaggatgaAAATGGTGCAATATCCAGTTTAATCGTAATGAGGTTAGCTGATGGCAAAAATATCGGTGCTTGTTCCCTTTACAAAACACCAACTTTCCTTGCTCTCTCCCAGAGGCACCTGAACATCATTGTGGGTTTTGACGATGGGAGCATAGGGATATACACAGTGGTAGATCGTGTAGATGCTGCACTGAAAATTAAGATCGCCACTTCAAACAGCAGGCAGATTTTCAATAACGCAACACAGGCATCCAGGCCAAAGTGTAGTAGTTACTGTTTTAAAGTGTCTGTGGATTGCTTATGGAGAGAGTCTACTGAGGTCTTTGCAAGAGACAGTCCCATCACAGTGAGTGACTCAGCTGATTCCAGTGAAGCTACACCCTCCAAGAAACACAATTCTTGCTATGACCGGATGTGCTCTGTCCTGGAGTCCAGGAGCCACAGCTATGCGCCTGACAACTGA